The following is a genomic window from Geobacillus subterraneus.
TGGTCAAGCAGCAGCTCGCCGCGCGCCACTTCCTCGCCTTTAATTTTTATCCGGTATTCGTTCGGCTGAAGCTGAATGTTATCGCGGATGCGCACGACCGGGACGACGATGCCGAGCTCAAGCGCGAGCTGGCGGCGGATCATGACGATCCGGTCAAGCAAATCGCCGCCCTGGGCCGCATCAGCGAGCGGAATGAGGGCATAACCAAACTCAAACTCAATCGGGTCGACATGCAACAGTTGGATGACGCTTTCTGGGCTTTTCAATTCGTCCGCTGCCGCCGTTTCCTCTTCCGGCCCGGCGCCGGCCGCTTCCTCCTGTTGTTGGCGTCCGGCAAACCGGTAGCCGCCGAGCGCTAACAGCCCGGCAATCGGCATCGTCAACACGTCGCTAATCGGCGTAAACAAGCCGAGCAAGAAAATCGTTCCGGCAGTGACGTACAACATTTTCGGAAAAGCAAACAGCTGGCGCATAATATCGCCGCTTAAGTTGCTGTCGGACGCCGCACGCGTGACGATGATGCCGGTCGCGGTCGAAATCAGCAGAGCCGGAATTTGGCTCACAATTCCATCACCGACCGTCAGCAGCGTATAGCGTTTCGCCGCCTCGGCCATATCCATCCCTTGCTCGACGACGCCGATGACCATGCCAAACAACATATTGATCACGACGATAATCATCCCGGCGATGGCGTCGCCCTTGACGAACTTGCTCGCCCCGTCCATGGCACCGTAAAAATCAGCCTCTTGCGCGATCTTTTCCCGCCGCTGCCGCGCTTCCTGCTCTGAGATCATACCGGCGTTTAAATCCGCGTCAATGCTCATTTGTTTTCCCGGCATCGCATCGAGCGTAAAGCGGGCCGCCACCTCAGAGACGCGCTCCGATCCTTTCGTAATGACGATGAACTGGATAATGATTAAAATTAAAAACACAACAAATCCGACGACGACATCGCCGCCGACGACGAACGTCCCGAACGTTTCGACGACGCCGCCCGCCTCCCCTTTGCTTAAAATCGAGCGGGTTGTCGAGACGTTCAACCCTAATCGGAACAAGGTCAGCACTAAAAGCAATGACGGAAAAATGGAAAACTCAAGCGGTTCTTTCGTATTCATCGCTGTCAGCAAAACGAGCAAGGCGAGCGAAATATTGACGATGATCAAAACACTGAGCAGCCATGTCGGCAACGGGATGACGAGCATGGCGACGATGAGCACGACCAGTAACAGAACTGATAAATCTTTCCATTGTGCTTGCATGTTTTTCTCTCCTTGCTGCTACACATTTCGTTTGAGCCGATAAACGTACGCCAAAACTTCCGCCACCGCTTTAAAAAACGCCTCCGGAATCATATCGCCGACCTCCGCCTGCCGATAAAGCGCCTGAGCGAGCAGACGGTTCTCAACGGTGACGACACCGTTGGCTTTGGCGATTTCCTTAATTCTTAAGGCGACATAGTCCGCCCCTTTCGCCACAACGAGCGGCGCTTCCATTTTTCCGTCTTCATACTTGAGCGCGACCGCATAATGGGTCGGGTTCGTAATGACAACATCTGCGTTCGGCACTTCTTGCATCATCCGTTTCATCGCCATTTCCCGCTGTTTCTGTTTGATGCGCGACTTGATGAGCGGGTCGCCTTCCGTCTTTTTGTACTCATCTTTAATGTCCTGCTTCGACATGCGAATGTTTTTCTCAAATTCAAACCGCTGGTACAAATAATCAAACAACGCTAAAAATAAGAGCGCCGCCGCGGCATACAGCCCCATTTTCACCGTCAAACCGCCAATGACCGCGAGCATGGCACCCGGCGGTTTGGAGGCAAGCGCCATGAGTTCGTTTCGTCCGGAAAGCAGCAGCGCAAAGACAATTGCGCCGATGATGCCGGCTTTGAGCACTGATTTCAACAATTCGACAATGGCGCGCAGCGAAAAAAGCCGCTTCATTCCTTGCACCGGATTGAGCCGGTTCCAGTCCATTTTCAGCGGTTCAACAGTAAAAAGAGCGCCGATTTGCAAAAAGTTGGCCAGCCCGGCCGCCAGCACGGCAGCGGCAAAAAACGGAGCCAAAAGGAGCGCCGCATGGCGGAGCCAGTCAAGAAACAGCAGGTGAAGCGAATCGATCGTCAACGGAACGGACGCATAATCGGACAGCGCGCGGGCGAACAGGCGCAGCAAGCCATCGCGTTCGTACTCCCCCGCCAAAGACAAGGTGAGAAACGTTGCAAGCAAGACGGCGGCGGCAACTGCGTCACCGCTTTTCGCCACCTGCCCTTTTTCCCGTACTTCTTGCCGTTTGCGCGGCGTCGCCTTTTCCGTTTTTTCTCCCGCAAAAAATTGCAAATCAAGCCGCCAGCGGCCCATCTTACGCGCCTCCCAACAACCGCATAAACTCGCGCAGCGACGCAAACATGAGCTGAAACAGTTCACGGGCGGAAAGCAAAATTCCGCCGATCGCTGCAAACAGGAGCAAAAACGCCGCCGCCGTCTTCAGGGAAAAACCGACGGCAAAAATGTTCATTTGCGGCACGGCGCGGGCGATGATGCCAAGCGCCACATCGACTAAAAAGAGCGCTCCGACAAGCGGGGCGGCCATTTGCACGGCGATGGCAAACATCGCAGCGAACGCGCGAACCGCATACTCGACCGCCCGCCCGTCGGCAATATGCGGCCATCCGTCGAGCGGCAGCCAGCGATAGCTGTAAAACATGCCATCCAGCAACAGATGGTGACCGTCAAGCGCCAGCAACAACAAAAGCGCCAGCGAGTGAAGGTATTGGCCTAAGAGCGGGCTTTGCGCCCCGGTTTGCGGATCAATGACATTGGCGATGGCAAACCCGATTTGAAAGTCAATCAACCCGCCGGCCATTTGCACCGCCGCCATAACGGTCGCCGCGATCAGTCCAAGCGCCAGTCCGACGAGCACCTCTTTAAAGATCAGCAGCATATACACATCATTTAATGGCAGCGTCGGTTTGGGCACCGCCAAAAACAACAGCCAGCTGAAAAAAAACGCCAACCCGATTTTATACGAAGCCGGCACCGTCCGATACGAAAAGAGCGGCATCGCAGCAAAAAACGAAGCGGTGCGGGCGAAAATAAGCAAAAACGCCGGAAAGTGAGTCCATAATTGTTCCATGATCGATCAGCCTATAAAGGAAGCCAAATTGTTGAAAATATCATGGGCGTACGACACCATTTTCGAGAGCATCCACGGCCCGAACAACACAAACCCGAGCAGGACAGCGACAATTTTCGGCACAAAGGCGAGCGTCTGCTCCTGAATTTGCGTCGCCGCCTGGAAAATGCTGACGACAAGCCCGACAACAAGCGACAGCAACAAGAGCGGGCCGCAGACAATCAACACGATATAAACACCTTGCTCAGCAAGGCGAATGACCAAATCGGCACTCATGGACGCCACCTATCTTTATTGAAAACTTTGCAGCAATGATTTGACGACTAAGTGCCAGCCGTCAACAAGAACAAACAACAAAATTTTAAACGGCAGCGAAATCATCACCGGCGGCAGCATCATCATTCCCATCGACATTAAGACGCTGGCGACGATCATGTCGATGACTAAAAACGGAATAAAAATCATAAAGCCCATTTGAAACGCCGTCTTCAGCTCGCTAATCGCAAACGCCGGAACGAGCGCGGTGAGCGGGATGTCGTCGACCGTTTTTGGCGGTTCGGCGCCGCTGTATGATAAAAAGAGCGCTAAATCCTGCTGCCTTGTATGCTTGCTCATAAACTGCTTGAGCGGAACAGCAGCGCGTTCGTATGCCTCATCCAAATCAATTTTTTCAGCGAACAGCGGCTGCAGCGCCTGGTCATTGATGTCTTTCCATGTCGGCGCCATAATGAAAAACGTTAAAAACAATGCCAACCCAATCAACACTTGGTTTGGCGGCATTTGCTGCGTGCCGAGCGACGTGCGCACGAACGACAAAACGATAACGATGCGCGTAAAACAAGTCATCATAATTAAAATGCCGGGAGCAATCGACAAAACGGTGAGCAACAGCAGCAATTTCACCGATGTCGACACATGCTCGGGAGCCATGGAATTAAACATATGGACAAATTCATTCATCGCCGGCCGTTCCTTCCTCTTTCAGCCGACTAAGCCATTCGTTTCGCTTTTCGGCCATTTGTTTCATTTCCTCGGCAAACAGCACCGAAAATGGAAGAGATGAGTTGCCTTTCGATCTTGATTTTGTCGCCCAATATTCGCGAAGCCGGGAGCCGAATCGGCTGAAATCAGCCATTCGTTCAAGCCGTTCATTATGCTGCGCGAGCAGTTCGTTCATTTCATTTTCGTCGCTAATTTCCCGCAATAGTTGAATCGAATCGCCGACGCCGATCACAAGCAACCGGTTGCCGACTTTAATGAGCTGGACGGAACGATTCGATCCGACGCTCGTCCCACCAAGGTGTTCGATGACACCTTTTTGACCGGGGCCAAATGGCTGGCGGCGGGAAAGCCATTTCAGCAGCATATAAAGAAGAATAAGGACAAAGGCGGTCGCCCCGATGAGCCGGAGCACATCGGAAGCAGAAACGGCATCAACCGATTTGCCGGACGATTGCATCTGTTGCCCGGCCGGCGCCGACGGCCCGCACGCATCCGGGTGCTGCAGGCAGTCGGCGACCGTCGGGCTTTGGGCGGCCGATGCCGGCGATGCGCTCAATACGATGGCTGCCATAAACAACGCTGCCGCCCATCGCCATATTGACATCAATACGCTCCTCCTCTTATCGCTTATCCGATCGTTTTGTTAATCGCTTCAATGACGCGGTCCGCCTGAAACGGCTTGACAACGAAATCTTTCGCCCCCGCTTGGATGGCGTCAATCACCATCGCCTGCTGCCCCATCGCTGAGCACATAATGACTTTGGCGTTGCTGTCGATTTTTTTGATTTCTTTCAACGCTGTAATCCCGTCCATCTCCGGCATCGTAATGTCCATCGTCACAATGTCAGGGCGCGTCTCTTTATATTTTTCGATCGCCTGCCGACCGTCGGCCGCTTCGGCAACGACCTCATGCCCATTTTTGGTCAAAATGTCTTTAATCATCATCCGCATAAACGCAGCATCATCGACTACCAGTATTCTAGCCATGTCCCCCTACCTCCTGTATTGCCTATTATTTTAGCCGTTTTAGCCGATCGCTTTGGCTGACAATGTCGGTGATTCGGACGCCGAAGTTTTCGTCGATCACGACGACTTCGCCTTTCGCGATCAGCTTGTTGTTGACAAAAATATCGACTGGTTCACCGGCCAGCTTGTCGAGCTCAATGATCGATCCGGCCGACAGCTGCAAAATTTCCTGCACCGAGCGCCTCGTCCGTCCAAGTTCGACCGTCACTTGCAGCGGCACATCAAACAACAGCTCTAAATTGCGCGCCTCCGTCGCGGCAAGCGGCGGATCGTCGAGCTCCGCAAAATCAGCCGCTTGAATATGCCGCTCAGCCATCCTTGTTTCTTCCTTAGAACGTCCGACCGGTTCATTTGTGAAGCGGCCCGCCGCCGGGGAGGAAGGCATGCCGCCCCCCACGCGGGCGTAAGCAGGCGCCGGTTGTGGCTCTTCGAGCGGCACCGCGCCCGCGGGCGATGGTTCAAGTTTATTCTCCTGGATTTCCGCCGCTCCGGCCGCCTCAGCCGGCGAACCGAGCAAATGGGAGACGAGCTCTTTGGCGAAATCAATCGGCAACAGCTGCATAATGTTCGAGTCAATTAAAGCCCCGATTTTCAGCCGGAATGACACTTTAATGAACAAGTCCTCGTCCGGTAAATATTCCAATCCTTTTCCTTCAGCCAAATCGAGAAGATGGAGCGTCGGTGGAGAAATATCCACCCGTTTCCCAAAAACAGTTGACATCGACGTCGCTGCTGAGCCCATCATTTGATTCATGGCCTCCTGGACTGCGCTCAGCTGAATCTCGCCCAGCGAACTGTCGGCTGTCGTTCCGTCGCCTCCAAGCATTAAATCCGCAATAATGGCCGCATCTTGCTGCTTTATAACAAGCAAGTTCGTCCCGAGAAACCCTTCCGTATAATTGACTTGGATGGCAACGTACGGCTGCGGAAACTCATCGGCAACGCTTGTCCGCTCAATGATAGACACGCTCGGTGTCGTAATTTCCACTTTTTGATTCAACAACATTGACAGCGCCGTCGCTGAACTGCCGAATGAAATATTGCCAATTTCCCCAAGGGCATCTTGCTCGAGCGGGGTGAAAATATCGTGGAGCGCCGGAACGTGATCGCTATTGTCCATTCCGCGCAATAAAGCATCGATTTCATCTTGCGACAACATTCCATCATTCATCATGGCTTTCTTCTCCCCCCTCGATCATCGCTAAAATTTGCACCGCCAGCTTTTTGTTCCGCTTCCCCGGCTGGCCGATAAATTTTGGGATATGGCCGATTTTGACGACAAGCGGCTCATGAATCGACTGCTCGAGTTCGATGACGTCCCCCACCTCGAGCTGAAGAAATTCACCGACGGTGACGACCGCTGTGCCAAGCTCGGCGACAATCGGCAATTGGGCCGTGCGGATGCGCCGTTCGATTCGTCCCGCCTCCTCGGGAGAACGCTCTTTTTTTTGCGCCTGCATCCAGTAATGCACCGACAGCCGCGGCATAATCGGCTCTAAGACGACGTGCGGGATGCAAACGTTCATCATGCCGCGCGCTTCGCCAATCTGCGTGTTGAGCGAAATGACAACAACTGTGTCGTTCGGTGCGATCATGCGCAAAAATTGCGGATTGACCTCAAAATCAACAAACAACGGATCGATCTCAGCCACCGACTCCCATGCATCGCGCCAATGGGCAAACGCTTTGTCAAACAGGCTGGACATGATGCGCGTTTCAATTTCGGTTAGATGATCCACTTTGTCCATGCTGGCGCCGCGGCCGCCCATCACCCGATCAAGCATGGCATAAGCGATGTTCGGGTTCACCTCAAGCAGCACATGCCCGTCTAGCGGCGGCACTTCAAAAACGTTAATGATCGTCATCTTTGGAATGGAACGGACGAACTCCTCGTAAGGAATTTGATCAGCCGATGCGACCGAGATTTGCACGTATGTGCGCAACTGAGCGGAAAAAAATGTTGTCAACAAGCGGGCAAAGTTTTCGTGAATGCGCGTCAAGCTGCGAATTTGGTCTTTGGAAAACCGAAGCGCCCGCCGGAAATCGTATGTTTTGACGCGCCGCCCTTCCTCTTCCTTTTTAAGTTCTTCCGCGCTCATTTCCCCAGCGGAAAGCGCGGCAAGCAGCGCGTCAATTTCACTTTGCGACAGTACTTCCCCGGCTGTCATGTCACCTTCCCCCCTTTAGATGGCAGGCTACTGGAGGATAAAGGAGGTAATGTAGACGTTCTCCACTTTTCCTTCCTGCATCAATGCGTTAATGTCTTGCTTGAGCCGCTCTTTCAGCGCCGCCATTCCTTCCTTTCCTTTAAAGTCGGCCGCCTTCATTTCCGAAAGCTGCTCGATGATCGCATCTTTAATTTGAAAATCGCGTTTCTCCGCCTCTTCTTTTCCTTTATCGCTGTCGGTCTGGATTTTAAATGATATTTTAATATAGCGACCGTCCGCTAAATTCGTCGTCATTTCCGGGATGTCGATCGAGCTTTCAGCAAGTTCATCGGCGCTCGGCGCCTCCTGTTTCCCTGCGTTGGCCATTTTCATCACCGCCACGAGCGCCGCTGTGCCGGCTAAGGCGATGATCGCCAGCATAATGGCCATCGTTTTGATCACTTTATTCCCTTTCACGATCCAATCCCCCTGCCTCCGGTAAGCGAAACGCGCCGATTTGCCGGTAAAATTCGCTTGTGAGCGCCACGACTTGTTCGACCGTTTCACGAACGACAAATTTTTTCCCGTTCGTCAGCGTCACGGTCGTGTCGGGAAACGCCTCAATTTGCTCGATGTAAAGCGCGTTAAGCATAAACCGTTTACCGTTGAGCTTCGTTAACGAAATCATCGGTGAACGGGCGTTAGGAGTCTGCTAACGCCCTTCCTCCTATTCTATTTTTTCAAGTTGACCAACTCTTGCAAAATTTCATCCGACGTTGTAATGATGCGCGTATTCGCCTGGAACCCGCGCTGGGCGACAATCATTTCGGTAAATTCTTCAGCAAGGTCGACGTTGGACATTTCTAGCGTGCCGGATCGAACAGAACCAATGCCGGCAACATTGGCAAAATTCAATATTGGAGCGCCGGAGTTCATTGTCTCTGTATATACACTTCCTCCTGCTTTTTCCAATCCGTCATTATTCGAAAACTTGGCCAACACAAGCTGCCCGGCCCATCGGAGTGTCCCAAACTGGTCAACATAAGTAATTGAACCATCTTGACCGATATTTATACTTTTTGCCTCTTTCGGTATTTTGATCGGCTTATATTGAACAGCAACAGATCCGGTTCCTGTTCCACTGCCGGATGGAACAGAAACGTTAATTGTTCCTCCATTGTAAACCGGTGGGTCAGCAGTAAAATTAAACTGTGATTGAGCGATATCCTCCGGCGTCGGACTCAGCGTAATGGTCATACTAGTACCTCCTGTCGGAGTGTACGTTACATCTCCGTACGCCGCAAATCCAACGACATAATAACCATCGCTGGTCACTAAATAGCCTTCATCATCCAAATAAAAATTCCCTGCTCTCGTATACCGGACATTAGTAAAGCCGGACTGATTCACCGATTCCGCCACTTGGAAAAACCCATCTCCCGAAATCGCTAAGTCAAGCACGCGTCCTGTTGTTTGTAAACTCCCCGATGTATGGATAGTGTCGATCGCAGCGAGCTGCGAGCCTAAACCGACTTGTTTCGGGTTCGTGCCGCCAAGGCCGCCGCTTGGCCCACTCGCACCAGAGATCGTTTGACTCATTAAATCTTTAAAAATGGTTCTTCCTTTTTTAAATCCATACGTGTTGACATTGGCAATGTTGTTGCCGATCACATCCAGCTTCGTTTGGAAATTGCGCATGGCGCCAATACCGGAATACATGGAACGAAGCACCGGTTTCCCCTCCCCTTCATCCTTTTTGTTCGACTCTTGTGACTGCATCAGCAGCGATCGTCGTTCCGTTATTCAGCTCGAGGACAATTTGTCCATCTTGTTGCACGACTGATTGAACGACCGCGCTCATTGTTGAATCATCCTCTTGCCAATATACCGTTTTACCGATCCACTCGCTGTAGCGCAAAAGCGCGTCGCGTCCGCTTGTCTGCATCCATTGTTGCATGAGATCGGCGATGTTCATCATTTGCTCGAGAGACGAAAAACTCGCCATTTGTGCGATAAAGTCTTTATCTTCCAACGGATTGAGCGGATCTTGATTTTGTAGCTGGGCGAGCAAAATCTTTAGAAAGTCATCTTTCCCTAAAATGCGATCGCCCGTTTTCCGTTCCGGCTGGGCAGCGTTGGCCAGCCATAAATTTGAATCAATTGTGTTTGTTGCCATCCTCAATCCCCCTATGCATCCGCCTCAATCCCGTCTAACGCAAACGGGGAAGAAGGCGATGATTCCTGCTTTTGTTCCTGCTGTGACTCGCCATGTTGACGGCCGCCTTGGCGCTTCTCGGAATGCGGCGGCATGGCAGGACCTTCAAAATCGGTCCAAACCGTCCATTTTTCGACGGTAATGTGGCTCGCATCGAGCAACTGGGCGAGCTGCGGCAGATGGGCATGAAGCAACTCTTTTACGGCGTCATTTGACACAAGCAGTTTGGCGGCGAGCTTCCCGCCTTCGTGCACCATTTTCACGGTAACCGTCCCGAGATGTTCCGGGTGGAGGCGGATGACGAGCTGCGTTGCACCATTTGGCAGCTTCATCCACCGCCCCAACCGCAAGGCGCGGGCGACTTGGTTAATCAGAGAACTGCCGTTATCGGCTTCTGTTCTGCTTGTCTGACTGTCCAAACTAGCGTCAACAGACAACAGTGAGGCCATATTTGCTGAAAAAGCCGTATGGCCATCTGGCTGGAAACGATTCTCTCTATGCCACCCATGACGAACCTCATATTCCGCCGGCTGAACCCGCAACGAAAAGAAAGATTCGACCGATGCGTTTTTGCCGTTTAACTTTCTCCCCTCTTCACGGATATTCCCATCTGGCCACCTGTTTCCCAGTCCGGCACCAGTCAATTCGCTCTGACTATGAGCGGCTTGGAACAAACGTTGAGTCGTAGAAACTTGTGTGTTTTCAACTCTCTCACCAGCCAATTGGGTTTCTCTATGATCAAACGGCAGCAGCGGGTTTCTTATGTTCCTGCCGTTTGCGTCCGCGGCGACGAAAGAAGCATGATTTCCGCTTTCCCCATCGACTGCTGCCGGCAGCTGATCATGGCTCCCTTGCGCCACGCTTTGAGCGGAAAAGCTTCCTTCCGCCTGCATGGCTATAACAGGTAGCCAAGCTAGTTCCGCCTGCTCATCCGTTTTTCTCGTTTTATTTTCTGACAAAGATGGCGGTTGAGCCGCCTCTGTTTCAACTGAATCTGTCTCGGTCTGCCTGCGCGCAAGCAGCGCCGCGAACGCGCCGGTTGTCCCTGTTTCCTTTTTTGACATCGCCGGTGTCATTTCAACGCCTGTAGAGCGCAACAAGCTTGCTGCGATCACCGCTTTCATTCGGCCGCCTCCTCTCCCATCGCCCATTTGCGCAACGACGAAAGCAAGTTCGCCGCTTGTTCAATCGGCATTTGTTCCAAAATGGCTGCTGCCTTGTCTCCATCGATACGGCTCAACACAGCGAGCGCTTCGTCATCCGACAGCTCGGCTAAAATGGCAGCCGCCTGTTTTTCTGACATCGCCCCGTACATCGCGGCCACATCGTCCGTCGTCACGGCGGGCTTGGCAGCGTGATCGGCTTGTTCGGTCGAGTCCTCATCTGGCGCCGATAAGCGGGCGATTTCATGCTCTTTTACAGTTAATTCGTTCTGGAGCTGCTGAATTTGTTTTTTCTGGTTCTCAATCATCTCTTTTTGCTGTTTGATCGTCTGTTGCTGCGCCGCGATCGTTTTTGCCAGCGCTTTCTCCTTCTTTTTCCAGTCGATCCATTCGGACACAAACGGCACGTTCGCTGTCCATTGTTTTGTTTTTGCCGCCACATCGATGTCGGCTACTTTGACGATTAACAAGAGGAAGAAGGCGGCAAATAAACTTGGGATCACAATGACGAACAAGATCCATTGCCACCAGCTTGCCCTTTCTTCCTGTTGGACTTTGCTGCTTGCCATCTACGACTCCCCTTGCCGTGCAAAACGCTGAACAGCCATTTCGTCAAGAAAGCGGCTTTCTGCCTCTTTCTCGCGTTGCTCCGTCCATCGCCGCACACGTTCGCGCATTTTTTCATATTTTTTTACTTCTATATTCAATTCGATCAGGCGTTGCTGCCGGCGCTGCATCTGCTCGCGCGCTTGCATGACGATGAGCTGATAATGATCAATGGACCGCTGTACATTGCTGATATATTGCAGCATATGGCGAATCGCGCCGATCGATAAGCCGGTCCGCAGCTGTTCATCTCTCGCCGCTTCGCATTTTTCTTTTTCCTTGAGCAAGTGATACAGCGCTTCGGCCGCTTGTTCAAACCGGCGAACCGCCTCTTCGTACTCGCCAAGCGCCTTCTCTTTTTCTTTTTCTTTCATCGTCAATACTTTTTGCAGTCGGAATGTTGGCGCCACGCCTGCTCACCCTTTCAGCGTCCGAAAGTTTCGCCTCAACTCATCCCTCTGACGCCATTAGGCGAAAGAGGGCATCCATGCTTTCAGCACGCGTCGTTGTTTCGTCGATCTCCTGACGGCAAAACGCCATAATTTGCGGATAAAATTGAATCGCCTCATCAATTTCTCGAGAAGATCCGCGTTTGTACGCCCCTATTTGAATTAAGTCCTCCGAATCGATATAAGTAGAGAGAAGGCGGCGAAGCCGATTGGCCGCTTCGCGATGCTCTGCGCTAATGATATGGGGCATGACGCGGCTCACGCTTTTGAGCACGTTAATGGCTGGGTATTGCCCTTTATTGGCCAGTTGACGATCAAGCACAAAATGGCCGTCTAAAATACCGCGCACCGCATCGGCAATCGGCTCATTCATATCGTCGCCGTCGACAAGCACCGTATAAAAAGCGGTGATCGTGCCTGAGGCGTTTGCCCCCGCCCGCTCAAGCAGCTTTGGCAGCAAGGCGAACACCGACGGTGTATATCCTTTCGTTGTCGGGGGTTCGCCGACAGCGAGACCGATCTCCCGCTGCGCCATCGCAACGCGGGTGACCGAGTCCATCATCAACATGACATCCGCTCCTTGGTCGCGGAAATATTCAGCGATCGCCGTCGCGGTGTACGCTCCTTTGACACGCATGAGCGCCGGCTGGTCCGAGGTGGCGACGACGACAACCGAACGGGCCAAGCCCTCCGGGCCGAGGTCGCGCTCCAAAAATTCACGCACTTCGCGGCCGCGCTCGCCGATTAAGGCAATGACGTTCACATCGGCCGACGTGCGGCGGGCGACCATTCCCATGAGCGTGCTCTTGCCGACGCCGGAGCCGGCAAAAATACCGACACGCTGACCTTTGCCGACCGCGAGCAAGCTGTCGATGACGCGCACGCCGACTTCAAGCGGTTCGGCAATCGGCGGCCGGGTGAGCGGGTTCGGCGGATCGCGTTCGACCGATACCGGCTTCAGCCCAGGCGGCAGCGCACTTCCGTCAAGCGGTCGACCGAGCGGGTCAAGGACCGCGCCAATGAGCGCATCGCCGACGTATACTTCAAGCGGCTTGCCGGTCGCCTCAACGAGGCAGCCGGGAGCGATATGCGCCATAGAAGAAAAAGGCATAAGCAAGACGTGCTGCTCATGAAAGCCGACGACTTCCGCAGGAATTTTTCGGCCGCCGCCCGCTTCGTGAATGTAACAAAGGTCGCCGATCGAGCTTTCCGGCCCTTTCGATTCGGTCATTAATCCGATGACACGCGATACTTTGCCGAACCGTTTATACAAATCAGCGGCGACGATTTCATCAAGAAGCGCCTGCCAGTTCAGCGGACATTCCCTCCTTCAGCCGCCTGTAGAGCGCCTCGCGCAGCCGTTCAAGCTGCGTATCTACGCTGGCATCGACGCGTCCGAACGGCGTTTCTACAAGGCAGCCGTATTCCGGCAGTGTATCGTCCGGGTAAATAAATAAATCGACATGGTGCGGAAAAACGGATCGCAGTATCTCTTGCTGGCTGGCTACCGTTTCATAGCAATGCGGGTGCACATAAACGGCGACCTCCGTCTGCCGGCGCACTTCGTGCAGCACTTGGCGCACGAGCGGCAAAAACGCGCCTCGGTCGTTCTCGAGCGTAACACCGATGATGCGTTCAGCCGCTTTTACTGCCACTTCAAGTATCGTTTCTGCCGCCGATTCGAGCCGGGCATAAAACTCGTCATTGGCCCGTTCTGCTAAGCGGCGGGCTTGTTCGACCCATTCGCGATGCTCGCTCAGCGCTTCGTCGCGCCCAGCGGCATAGCCGTCTTCATACCCTTGAGCGCGCGCCTCCCGCATGAGCCGCTCTTTCTCGTGCCGCCATTGCTCCTGTTCGCGGGCCAGCTGTTCGTGCACTGTCGCATAATATTGTTCGGCTTGGCGGCGAAGCTCGGCCGCCTCCTCTTTGGCCGCAGCGATCGCTTCCAGTTCCCGTTGCCGATCATCCGCAGATGGCGGGACATTCGGAACATAACGCTGCACGGCGATCGTCTTTTTGCCGGTGCGGGCCGTCACTGCCGGCGCTTTAATGACGTTAGACAATAATATCATCTCCTCCCCCGCGGGCGATGACGATTTCCCCTGTCTCCTCGAGTCGGCGGATCACCGCGACGATGCGCGACTGCGCTTCTTCCACATCGCGCAGTCGGACCGGACCCATA
Proteins encoded in this region:
- the fliZ gene encoding flagella biosynthesis regulatory protein FliZ → MSIWRWAAALFMAAIVLSASPASAAQSPTVADCLQHPDACGPSAPAGQQMQSSGKSVDAVSASDVLRLIGATAFVLILLYMLLKWLSRRQPFGPGQKGVIEHLGGTSVGSNRSVQLIKVGNRLLVIGVGDSIQLLREISDENEMNELLAQHNERLERMADFSRFGSRLREYWATKSRSKGNSSLPFSVLFAEEMKQMAEKRNEWLSRLKEEGTAGDE
- a CDS encoding response regulator; the protein is MARILVVDDAAFMRMMIKDILTKNGHEVVAEAADGRQAIEKYKETRPDIVTMDITMPEMDGITALKEIKKIDSNAKVIMCSAMGQQAMVIDAIQAGAKDFVVKPFQADRVIEAINKTIG
- a CDS encoding flagellar FlbD family protein, which gives rise to MISLTKLNGKRFMLNALYIEQIEAFPDTTVTLTNGKKFVVRETVEQVVALTSEFYRQIGAFRLPEAGGLDRERE
- a CDS encoding flagellar hook-basal body complex protein → MLRSMYSGIGAMRNFQTKLDVIGNNIANVNTYGFKKGRTIFKDLMSQTISGASGPSGGLGGTNPKQVGLGSQLAAIDTIHTSGSLQTTGRVLDLAISGDGFFQVAESVNQSGFTNVRYTRAGNFYLDDEGYLVTSDGYYVVGFAAYGDVTYTPTGGTSMTITLSPTPEDIAQSQFNFTADPPVYNGGTINVSVPSGSGTGTGSVAVQYKPIKIPKEAKSINIGQDGSITYVDQFGTLRWAGQLVLAKFSNNDGLEKAGGSVYTETMNSGAPILNFANVAGIGSVRSGTLEMSNVDLAEEFTEMIVAQRGFQANTRIITTSDEILQELVNLKK
- the fliM gene encoding flagellar motor switch protein FliM, yielding MTAGEVLSQSEIDALLAALSAGEMSAEELKKEEEGRRVKTYDFRRALRFSKDQIRSLTRIHENFARLLTTFFSAQLRTYVQISVASADQIPYEEFVRSIPKMTIINVFEVPPLDGHVLLEVNPNIAYAMLDRVMGGRGASMDKVDHLTEIETRIMSSLFDKAFAHWRDAWESVAEIDPLFVDFEVNPQFLRMIAPNDTVVVISLNTQIGEARGMMNVCIPHVVLEPIMPRLSVHYWMQAQKKERSPEEAGRIERRIRTAQLPIVAELGTAVVTVGEFLQLEVGDVIELEQSIHEPLVVKIGHIPKFIGQPGKRNKKLAVQILAMIEGGEESHDE
- the fliL gene encoding flagellar basal body-associated protein FliL translates to MKGNKVIKTMAIMLAIIALAGTAALVAVMKMANAGKQEAPSADELAESSIDIPEMTTNLADGRYIKISFKIQTDSDKGKEEAEKRDFQIKDAIIEQLSEMKAADFKGKEGMAALKERLKQDINALMQEGKVENVYITSFILQ
- the fliY gene encoding flagellar motor switch phosphatase FliY encodes the protein MMNDGMLSQDEIDALLRGMDNSDHVPALHDIFTPLEQDALGEIGNISFGSSATALSMLLNQKVEITTPSVSIIERTSVADEFPQPYVAIQVNYTEGFLGTNLLVIKQQDAAIIADLMLGGDGTTADSSLGEIQLSAVQEAMNQMMGSAATSMSTVFGKRVDISPPTLHLLDLAEGKGLEYLPDEDLFIKVSFRLKIGALIDSNIMQLLPIDFAKELVSHLLGSPAEAAGAAEIQENKLEPSPAGAVPLEEPQPAPAYARVGGGMPSSPAAGRFTNEPVGRSKEETRMAERHIQAADFAELDDPPLAATEARNLELLFDVPLQVTVELGRTRRSVQEILQLSAGSIIELDKLAGEPVDIFVNNKLIAKGEVVVIDENFGVRITDIVSQSDRLKRLK